In Vespa crabro chromosome 13, iyVesCrab1.2, whole genome shotgun sequence, one DNA window encodes the following:
- the LOC124428869 gene encoding hemolymph lipopolysaccharide-binding protein-like — protein MSGLLLFTYISFSIIFVVRSHPLEQNISDNTILTSLNHPRDNETELYCPCLRNITSATEINNNPIYLPIIHGTIWKCNFVGNKLMRDDYHYSPGIGSHKLHTRAKTWNEARKICIEEGGHLAIINSIAEANILLNLFNRSGPIKGAAYNNLSLLGIHDLYTEDDWVTIQGDSLAKSGYNAWTDRWGGQPDNRNGVQNCGALLEDGKLDDVACNLPLAFFCEIPDI, from the exons ATGTCGGGATTATTACTTTTCACGTATATCAGTTTCTCTATCATTTTCGTAGTACGGTCACATCCATTGGAACAGAACATTTCAGATAACACGATTTTAACATCGTTAAATCATCCAAGGGATAACGAAACGGAATTGTATTGTCCATGCTTGAGAAACATAACATCCGCGACAGAAATTAACAACAACCCGATCTATCTTCCGATAATTCACGGTACGATTTGGAAATGCAATTTTGTTGGGAATAAACTTATGCGAgacgattatcattattctcctGGAATTGGTTCACACAAATTACATACGAGAGCAAAGACTTGGAACGAGGCGAGAAAAATCTGCATTGAGGAGGGTGGTCACTTGGCTATTATCAATTCCATTGCTGAAGCTAAT AtacttttgaatttatttaaccGATCCGGTCCTATCAAGGGTGCCGCTTATAACAATCTAAGCTTGTTGGGAATTCATGATCTCTATACTGAAGATGACTGGGTAACAATACAAGGTGATTCCTTGGCAAAAAGTGGTTACAATGCCTGGACTGACAGATGGGGAGGTCAACCTGATAATAGAAATGGTGTACAAAATTGTGGAGCTCTGTTAGAAGATGGTAAACTCGATGACGTAGCCTGCAACCTTCCTTTAGcttttttttgtgaaattcCTGACATATGA
- the LOC124428646 gene encoding uncharacterized protein LOC124428646 yields MCDHCAKVTSQKGYAGQVTCKCEHGEKKEEAKKEEFSGCCSKKAKEAVGGCCMSGCCKEKNTKSKETRKEGANCCGKNKS; encoded by the exons ATGTGCGACCACTGcgc AAAAGTCACCAGTCAAAAAGGATATGCAGGCCAAGTAACGTGCAAGTGCGAGCa TGgcgagaagaaggaggaggccAAGAAGGAAGAATTCAGTGGCTGTTGCAGCAAAAA agCAAAGGAAGCTGTCGGTGGTTGCTGTATGTCAGGCTGttgtaaagagaaaaacactAAATCCAAGGAAACTCGAAAAGAAGGCGCTAATTGTTGcggtaaaaataaatcatga